The proteins below are encoded in one region of Halocatena salina:
- a CDS encoding proteasome subunit beta, translating to METETGQDMTVQKTGTTTVGLVTTEGVVLAADRRASLGGQFVSNKQSVKIERIHPTAAVTLSGSVGAGQAFIRQLRSTANLYEARRGESMSMDALARTAGRLLRGTRSMPLLGGVDEDGPRVFQIDPAGGVLEDTYTASGSGTQLATGALERLYEEELTLSEGVSVATQAVESAIERDTASGNGITVARITSEDVMIDIDSTSEEVH from the coding sequence ATGGAAACAGAAACAGGACAGGATATGACCGTTCAGAAAACGGGAACGACGACGGTCGGTCTCGTCACCACCGAGGGGGTGGTGCTCGCGGCCGATCGCAGGGCCAGTCTTGGTGGCCAGTTCGTCTCGAACAAACAGTCGGTCAAGATCGAACGGATTCATCCGACCGCGGCGGTGACGTTGTCCGGTTCTGTCGGTGCTGGACAGGCGTTCATCCGACAGCTCCGGAGCACAGCGAATCTGTACGAAGCGCGCCGCGGTGAGTCGATGAGCATGGACGCACTCGCTCGAACGGCCGGTCGACTCCTCAGGGGCACGCGATCGATGCCGCTGTTAGGTGGTGTCGACGAGGATGGTCCGCGCGTGTTCCAGATCGATCCAGCGGGTGGCGTTCTCGAGGACACGTACACCGCGAGCGGCAGCGGTACCCAACTCGCAACGGGCGCACTCGAACGGCTGTACGAGGAGGAACTCACCCTCTCAGAAGGTGTGTCGGTCGCCACGCAAGCGGTCGAGAGCGCGATCGAGCGCGATACCGCAAGCGGTAATGGTATCACAGTTGCGCGTATTACTTCCGAGGACGTGATGATCGATATAGACAGTACCAGCGAGGAGGTGCACTGA
- a CDS encoding archaeal proteasome endopeptidase complex subunit alpha: MRGQDDRQAYDRGTSLFSPDGRLYQVEYAREAVKRGGASVGVRATDGVVLVAERRIRSSLLEARSIEKLHQIDEHNGVASAGHVADARQLVEEARQTAQIEQLSYDQPITPEQLTGEVSEHVQEYTQAGHTRPFGAALLVGGYVDGTPQLFETDPSGTSYEWQATAIGGNSDEIEETLESEYDPEISLDAASSLAVSVLTEEEEDDPETVAVAVIDDDGYRTLDREEIEDLL, translated from the coding sequence ATGCGGGGACAAGACGACCGTCAGGCGTACGATCGTGGGACGAGTCTGTTCTCCCCCGATGGTCGGCTGTATCAAGTCGAGTACGCACGCGAGGCGGTCAAACGCGGTGGTGCGAGCGTCGGTGTGCGAGCGACCGACGGTGTCGTGCTCGTCGCGGAACGACGAATCCGATCGTCGTTGCTCGAAGCCCGAAGCATCGAGAAACTGCATCAGATCGACGAGCACAACGGCGTCGCCAGCGCCGGTCATGTCGCCGATGCACGGCAACTCGTCGAAGAGGCGCGTCAGACCGCTCAGATCGAACAGCTCAGTTACGATCAGCCGATTACCCCCGAACAGCTCACGGGCGAGGTAAGCGAGCACGTCCAAGAGTACACACAAGCGGGTCACACCCGCCCGTTCGGTGCAGCGCTTCTCGTCGGCGGCTACGTCGATGGAACGCCCCAACTGTTCGAAACTGATCCGTCTGGCACGTCCTACGAGTGGCAAGCGACCGCGATCGGTGGCAACAGTGACGAGATCGAGGAGACGCTCGAATCGGAGTACGATCCCGAGATTTCGCTCGATGCGGCGTCGTCACTGGCCGTTTCGGTGCTCACCGAGGAGGAAGAAGACGATCCCGAAACCGTCGCTGTCGCCGTTATCGACGACGACGGCTACCGAACGCTTGATCGAGAGGAAATCGAAGATCTCCTGTGA